A window from Sinorhizobium mexicanum encodes these proteins:
- a CDS encoding ABC transporter permease: protein MSIETSAPGVSASQTEEGLFATNTGRRRPPTVAIASCLILMLAALLAAAAPVIAPHDLAGQSLLHRLRPPAFAGGTTEYLLGTDHLGRDLFSRLLFATQTTLLIAGAGVLVGVITGTLSGLVSGSMGGWIDHCFMAVVDAQASVPVTLVALTAVALIGPSPLVLVLIVGFADYYKYARVVRGQVQALRGRSFVEAARSSGASPYHIAMRHVLPNTLSPVIVLASLSFAEIVVLESSLTFLGVGIQPPNVSLGSLLGESRNYLITTPWLAVFPCLVIVAITLAASMIGDWLRDTFDPRSRS from the coding sequence ATGAGCATCGAGACCAGCGCGCCGGGAGTGAGCGCTTCCCAAACCGAAGAGGGCCTCTTCGCCACCAATACCGGAAGGCGTCGGCCGCCGACAGTGGCGATCGCCTCGTGCCTCATTCTTATGTTGGCAGCGTTGTTGGCCGCTGCCGCGCCGGTGATCGCACCGCATGATCTCGCCGGTCAGAGCCTTTTACACCGGCTTCGGCCGCCGGCGTTCGCGGGGGGTACGACCGAATACCTCCTTGGAACGGATCATCTCGGCCGAGATCTTTTTTCTCGGCTTCTGTTCGCAACCCAGACCACCTTGCTTATCGCCGGTGCCGGAGTTCTCGTAGGCGTCATCACTGGCACGCTCAGTGGGCTAGTCTCGGGAAGCATGGGAGGATGGATCGACCATTGCTTCATGGCTGTGGTCGATGCGCAGGCTTCGGTGCCGGTCACATTGGTGGCGTTGACTGCGGTCGCCCTCATCGGCCCGAGTCCGCTTGTCTTGGTGCTGATCGTCGGGTTCGCGGATTACTATAAATATGCTCGGGTTGTCCGGGGCCAAGTGCAAGCTCTGCGCGGACGCAGTTTCGTAGAGGCGGCTCGATCCTCCGGCGCTTCCCCTTACCATATCGCGATGCGTCATGTGCTTCCCAACACGTTGTCGCCCGTCATCGTATTGGCCAGCCTGAGCTTCGCCGAGATTGTCGTTCTGGAGTCGTCGCTCACGTTCCTTGGAGTCGGTATCCAGCCGCCAAATGTTTCTCTCGGCTCGTTGCTTGGCGAGTCAAGGAACTACCTGATCACCACACCCTGGCTGGCGGTATTTCCCTGTCTCGTCATCGTCGCAATAACGCTGGCGGCATCGATGATCGGCGATTGGCTGCGCGACACGTTCGATCCCCGGAGCCGCAGCTAA
- a CDS encoding ABC transporter substrate-binding protein, whose amino-acid sequence MRNLLVAVAMLLPTFAVAQEDTRPPLTVGVNAVRANFDPALALGNVDFPMTYNMFDTLVARDFSKSKDRTAYELVPGLAQSWKRIDDRTMEFSLRPDVRFHNGQPFTSADVKFTFDRILNPESDYVFAKNLLKVIERVDIVDDLTVRITTTAPSPILLHLLAYHSSDIVPKAYFESVGESGFGQKPVGTGPFAFVKLQPDESMELKANDSYFRGRPTISSLTFKAIPEVSARITALANGEVDVINSLPPDQLEAVKNLGCCDLRSALMNHHFLIYNTFNPVMADKKLRQALNLSVDRQLLVDTLWDGKATLPHSAQYEAWGPELYNPDRPTPAFDPDRARQLLSQSSYKGEPIQFVTHPVYYTNGVAVAEAVVQMWKAIGVNASVRVDEGWTKLKKEDPALTVRNASDWVVPTDPAVTLYMTWAKRFWKDQERFVELAKEGETTLDTKRRYDIYQKMIDIFEDEAPGTYLYRAPEFYGVRTTIQWLPNTDYTMDFRPDNIHFK is encoded by the coding sequence ATGCGAAACCTACTCGTAGCGGTCGCTATGCTACTGCCGACCTTCGCGGTCGCGCAGGAAGACACAAGACCCCCCCTCACTGTCGGCGTCAACGCGGTCCGCGCAAACTTCGATCCCGCATTGGCACTTGGCAATGTCGACTTCCCAATGACATACAATATGTTCGACACGCTCGTTGCGCGGGACTTTTCCAAAAGCAAGGATCGGACAGCTTATGAGCTTGTTCCCGGCCTAGCACAAAGCTGGAAGCGGATCGACGATCGTACCATGGAATTCTCGCTGCGGCCGGATGTGCGGTTTCACAACGGTCAGCCCTTTACCAGTGCTGATGTCAAATTCACCTTTGATCGAATCTTGAATCCGGAGTCGGACTACGTCTTTGCCAAGAATCTCCTCAAGGTGATCGAACGCGTCGACATCGTCGATGATCTGACTGTCCGGATTACCACGACAGCTCCGAGCCCGATACTGCTACACCTGCTTGCCTATCATTCGAGCGATATCGTGCCGAAAGCCTATTTCGAGTCGGTGGGAGAGAGCGGCTTCGGCCAAAAGCCGGTCGGGACGGGTCCGTTCGCTTTCGTCAAGCTCCAGCCTGACGAGAGCATGGAACTGAAGGCCAACGACTCCTACTTTCGCGGTCGGCCGACAATCTCGAGCTTGACCTTCAAGGCCATCCCGGAGGTTTCTGCGAGGATCACTGCGCTCGCGAACGGTGAGGTCGATGTCATCAACAGCCTGCCGCCGGATCAATTGGAAGCGGTAAAGAACCTGGGTTGTTGCGACCTCCGCAGCGCGTTGATGAACCATCACTTCCTTATCTACAACACCTTCAACCCGGTGATGGCCGACAAGAAACTGCGGCAGGCACTCAATCTGTCGGTCGATCGCCAGCTGCTTGTCGACACCCTGTGGGATGGCAAGGCTACGCTGCCGCACTCCGCCCAATACGAGGCCTGGGGACCGGAACTCTATAATCCCGATCGGCCAACTCCGGCCTTCGATCCCGACCGCGCGCGCCAGTTGCTCTCGCAATCGAGCTACAAGGGGGAGCCGATCCAATTCGTAACTCACCCGGTCTACTACACGAATGGCGTTGCAGTCGCGGAAGCTGTCGTTCAGATGTGGAAAGCGATCGGCGTCAATGCCAGCGTTCGTGTCGACGAAGGCTGGACGAAGCTCAAAAAGGAGGACCCGGCCCTCACCGTGAGGAACGCGTCTGACTGGGTCGTGCCGACCGACCCCGCGGTCACGCTTTACATGACCTGGGCGAAGCGTTTTTGGAAAGACCAGGAGCGCTTCGTCGAACTCGCCAAAGAAGGCGAGACCACGCTCGATACCAAACGTCGCTACGACATCTATCAAAAGATGATCGATATCTTCGAGGACGAAGCGCCCGGTACGTACCTCTATCGTGCGCCGGAATTCTACGGGGTTCGGACCACCATCCAGTGGCTGCCGAACACCGACTACACGATGGATTTCCGGCCGGACAACATTCACTTCAAGTGA
- a CDS encoding ABC transporter ATP-binding protein → MNDAELLRVENLRTHFHAHDRTVKAVEGVSFSVRQGSTVCLVGESGSGKSATAFSILNLIPKSLGRIVAGKVLYQGEDLLQIPARRLRGILGNDIAMIFQEPASALNPVYTIGNQLTEVLRAHQRCTPREARRQARELLDRVGIADAERRLDDYPHQLSGGMRQRAMIAIALSCRPKLLIADEPTTALDATVQSQILALLHELQQETGMAMLFITHDLSVVAEIADRVVVMYAGRIVEEGNVMQIFDTPWMPYTRGLLKARPQLQPGRAFPRRLSAIPGSPPELAHLATGCSFRPRCSHAVADCARKMPELDMADGHSVRCSRWREIAAAAEPEVAA, encoded by the coding sequence ATGAACGATGCCGAACTCCTGCGCGTCGAGAATTTGCGCACCCATTTTCATGCCCACGATCGAACTGTCAAAGCAGTTGAAGGGGTCTCGTTCTCGGTTCGGCAAGGAAGTACGGTCTGCCTTGTCGGAGAATCCGGCTCAGGCAAATCGGCAACCGCGTTTTCCATCCTGAACCTCATTCCGAAGTCACTGGGCCGGATTGTTGCGGGGAAGGTCCTCTATCAAGGGGAGGACCTTCTCCAAATTCCGGCGCGACGTCTGCGCGGCATTCTTGGCAACGACATCGCTATGATCTTTCAGGAGCCCGCGTCAGCGCTCAATCCGGTCTACACGATTGGCAACCAATTGACCGAGGTTCTGCGGGCCCATCAACGATGCACTCCTCGCGAAGCTCGACGCCAAGCCAGAGAACTGCTCGATCGGGTCGGTATCGCCGATGCCGAGCGGCGCCTCGATGATTATCCGCATCAACTTTCCGGCGGTATGCGCCAGCGGGCAATGATCGCGATCGCGCTGTCATGTCGTCCGAAATTGCTGATCGCCGACGAGCCGACGACGGCCCTCGATGCCACGGTCCAATCGCAAATCCTTGCCCTTCTACACGAACTACAGCAGGAGACCGGCATGGCCATGCTGTTCATCACGCATGACCTCAGTGTCGTTGCCGAAATCGCCGATCGGGTCGTGGTGATGTATGCCGGCCGGATTGTCGAGGAGGGCAATGTCATGCAGATCTTCGACACGCCATGGATGCCCTACACGCGCGGTCTCCTGAAAGCGCGGCCGCAATTGCAGCCTGGCCGCGCATTTCCGCGGCGGCTTTCCGCCATCCCCGGCAGCCCTCCGGAACTTGCTCATCTGGCGACCGGCTGTTCCTTCCGCCCGCGCTGCAGCCACGCAGTGGCGGACTGCGCTCGCAAGATGCCGGAACTCGACATGGCTGACGGCCACAGCGTTCGTTGTTCGCGTTGGCGTGAAATCGCCGCGGCTGCGGAGCCGGAGGTTGCAGCATGA
- a CDS encoding acyl-CoA dehydrogenase family protein, producing the protein MILDQAMQFMLADMSAARLLIWNAAWRCDAGLPFTKESSHAKPFAGDLCARNVWNARKHSELLQGIPIERFYRDAKIHQKWDGTS; encoded by the coding sequence GTGATCCTTGATCAAGCCATGCAGTTCATGCTGGCCGACATGTCCGCAGCCCGATTGCTGATCTGGAATGCCGCCTGGCGTTGCGATGCAGGCTTGCCTTTCACCAAGGAATCATCGCACGCTAAGCCCTTCGCCGGCGACTTGTGCGCGAGGAACGTTTGGAACGCCCGCAAACATTCGGAGCTACTCCAAGGAATACCCATCGAGCGCTTCTACCGCGACGCCAAAATCCACCAGAAGTGGGACGGGACCAGCTAG
- a CDS encoding class I SAM-dependent methyltransferase — MDTAFESETRAVFDRYQREQENNEHIFTRLVSLIDEEYFGFNPGGFAGLNVLDAGCGSNANASYAFLEKGAAKVTSLELGEEWMDCAARRLSKFGRKSELIGGSVLNLPFGDGSFDFVHCAGVLPHTANPRKGFDELARVTRPGGHLFITIIGTGNGIFYRCINHLRELYASDAQFRQAIDNLDGRTAKEALDWLLAVKSQNEPPFLKGEDGFFRSLFDDDLFVTLRDRFQAPTYHEFAFTEQQIRNWYAENGFIDIRRVSRYTKGFENLRRFLAPLYLHYDHPLARFWFGDGCIQMIGARN, encoded by the coding sequence ATGGACACGGCTTTCGAAAGTGAAACACGTGCAGTCTTCGATCGCTATCAACGAGAGCAGGAGAATAACGAACATATCTTCACCCGATTGGTCTCGCTAATCGATGAAGAATACTTCGGGTTCAATCCGGGAGGCTTCGCGGGACTCAATGTCCTGGACGCCGGCTGTGGTTCGAACGCGAATGCATCCTATGCTTTTCTCGAAAAAGGTGCCGCCAAGGTCACCTCGCTTGAGCTCGGGGAGGAGTGGATGGATTGTGCCGCTCGACGCCTTTCGAAATTCGGCAGGAAATCGGAATTGATCGGTGGGAGCGTTCTGAACTTGCCATTCGGAGATGGAAGTTTCGACTTCGTGCACTGCGCGGGTGTCCTGCCCCACACTGCGAATCCGCGCAAAGGGTTCGACGAACTGGCGAGGGTGACACGGCCGGGTGGGCATTTGTTTATCACCATCATCGGAACCGGAAACGGGATCTTCTATCGCTGCATCAACCATCTTCGTGAACTGTATGCTTCCGACGCTCAGTTCCGGCAGGCGATCGACAATCTGGATGGCCGAACGGCAAAAGAAGCGCTTGACTGGTTGTTGGCTGTTAAGAGTCAGAACGAACCTCCATTCCTTAAAGGAGAGGATGGTTTCTTTCGAAGCCTGTTTGATGATGACCTGTTCGTCACGCTTCGTGACCGCTTCCAGGCCCCCACCTATCACGAATTCGCTTTCACCGAGCAACAAATTCGCAATTGGTACGCCGAAAACGGATTTATCGATATTCGGCGAGTGTCACGATACACGAAAGGATTCGAGAACCTTCGACGTTTCCTTGCACCCCTGTACCTACACTACGACCATCCGCTCGCGCGATTTTGGTTCGGAGATGGCTGCATTCAGATGATTGGAGCCCGGAACTAG
- a CDS encoding CDP-alcohol phosphatidyltransferase family protein has translation MIRYLFDAANAITALGLTFAVTAIYFALVGRFEVGICFALCALLADHADGMVANSSANRSAFTAQVGSLFDGLADLVNLAVFPAVLILSFNAFSVAALSAAICLVVSGAFRLSYLKTIGLDADGFTRGLPLNTDPFVLALLFATKRYLPAQTLGTLLIGAAFLLTVLHLSTFKFPGTGNALRLTHLALAAVGLIALLTDEFGS, from the coding sequence ATGATCCGTTATCTCTTTGATGCTGCGAATGCCATTACCGCTCTCGGGCTGACCTTCGCCGTGACAGCCATCTATTTTGCTTTGGTCGGACGCTTCGAAGTTGGCATTTGTTTCGCGTTATGCGCTCTTTTGGCCGATCACGCTGATGGTATGGTCGCCAACAGTTCCGCCAATCGATCAGCATTCACGGCGCAGGTTGGGAGTTTATTCGACGGGCTAGCAGATCTGGTGAACTTGGCCGTCTTTCCAGCGGTTCTGATTTTATCTTTCAACGCGTTCTCGGTTGCCGCGTTGTCAGCCGCGATCTGCCTTGTCGTGTCTGGGGCTTTCCGTCTCAGCTACTTAAAAACGATCGGCCTCGACGCTGACGGATTCACCAGAGGTCTCCCGTTGAACACCGACCCCTTCGTATTGGCGCTTCTTTTTGCCACCAAACGGTACTTGCCGGCCCAGACCCTTGGCACGTTGTTGATTGGGGCGGCGTTTCTTCTGACGGTGCTGCATCTTTCAACCTTCAAATTTCCGGGCACCGGCAATGCGCTACGCCTGACCCACCTCGCACTCGCGGCGGTCGGTTTGATCGCTTTGTTGACGGACGAATTCGGGTCCTGA
- a CDS encoding ABC transporter permease gives MFFISRGLRSVFTLWAILTIVFFATRMTGDPTSFLIPPDLPEEQRVELRARLGLDEDVATQYVRYGAALLRGDFGQSFFSNRSVVELFVERIPNTLLLTIPAFVLSMIIGMAAGLWAALHHNTVFDRSLTTATIAGQAIPNFVVGIAAILIFSFSLKLLPSGGMGTWKHLVLPAITLALATCANIARLVRSSMLEVLSQDYIRYACSKGLSPFRVVVKHGLRNAILPVLTILGLQLGGLIAGAVVTESVFAWPGAGRLVIDAVMQRDFAMLQFGILVFSAAIILTNLLVDVGYGLLDPRVRGRS, from the coding sequence ATGTTTTTCATCTCGCGAGGCTTGCGTAGCGTGTTCACGCTTTGGGCGATCCTCACCATCGTGTTTTTTGCGACACGAATGACTGGAGATCCCACGTCCTTCCTCATTCCGCCTGACCTGCCCGAGGAACAACGCGTTGAGCTGAGGGCAAGGCTCGGACTGGATGAAGATGTGGCGACGCAATATGTGCGGTACGGCGCCGCACTCCTGCGCGGCGATTTCGGGCAGAGCTTCTTTTCGAACCGGTCCGTGGTCGAACTCTTCGTGGAACGCATTCCCAATACGCTCCTCCTGACCATTCCAGCTTTCGTGTTGTCGATGATCATCGGCATGGCTGCCGGCCTCTGGGCCGCACTACATCACAACACGGTCTTTGATCGCTCCCTCACGACCGCAACAATCGCGGGGCAAGCCATTCCGAACTTCGTTGTCGGCATTGCCGCCATTCTGATCTTCAGCTTCTCCCTGAAACTACTGCCGAGCGGCGGCATGGGCACGTGGAAACATCTGGTCCTGCCTGCAATTACCCTTGCTCTTGCGACCTGCGCCAACATTGCAAGGCTCGTTCGCAGCAGCATGCTGGAGGTCCTGTCTCAGGACTACATACGCTATGCGTGCAGCAAAGGCTTGAGTCCGTTCCGTGTTGTGGTGAAGCACGGGCTGAGAAATGCAATCCTCCCGGTGTTGACCATTCTGGGCCTGCAACTTGGCGGACTGATCGCCGGCGCGGTGGTGACGGAATCTGTGTTTGCCTGGCCTGGAGCAGGACGCCTCGTGATCGATGCGGTCATGCAACGCGATTTCGCGATGCTGCAATTCGGAATTCTCGTATTTTCGGCAGCAATAATCTTGACCAATCTTCTCGTTGACGTGGGTTACGGCTTGCTCGATCCGCGGGTGCGCGGGAGGTCGTGA
- a CDS encoding 3-deoxy-manno-octulosonate cytidylyltransferase, with product MSHSKRIIIVPARFASTRFPGKPLVELNGKTAIRHTIDVARKVRGIDAIYVATDDVRIANDVESYGCAAIFTSASCRNGTERVAEAAGTLGLDGGDLVVNLQGDAPLTPPSFIEHVLEFLNGRPEADAVTPVLRCDRSNYLRIAADIRNNRVGATTSVFDARGRALYFSKALVPSGTSAETLAELPVYHHVGLYGYRVSCLKGFGELPIGPLEQAEKLEQLRFLENGLCMYVLQEHDDGTEFWELNNPEDVSHLERTLPKPTA from the coding sequence TTGTCACACTCAAAACGCATCATAATTGTTCCAGCGCGTTTCGCCTCGACAAGATTTCCTGGCAAACCGCTTGTTGAGCTGAACGGCAAAACCGCCATTCGACACACCATTGACGTCGCGAGAAAGGTCCGCGGCATCGACGCGATTTACGTCGCAACTGATGACGTTCGGATCGCGAACGACGTAGAAAGCTACGGTTGCGCGGCAATTTTCACCAGTGCTTCGTGCCGCAATGGCACCGAGCGAGTGGCAGAGGCAGCTGGTACTCTCGGGCTTGACGGGGGAGATCTTGTGGTAAACCTTCAGGGCGATGCCCCGCTAACGCCGCCGTCATTCATTGAACACGTCTTGGAGTTCCTCAACGGCCGTCCAGAGGCCGATGCAGTTACGCCAGTGCTAAGATGTGACCGCTCAAACTATCTGCGTATCGCCGCGGATATTCGCAACAACCGCGTCGGTGCGACAACGAGTGTCTTCGACGCACGAGGGAGGGCGCTTTACTTTTCGAAAGCGCTCGTCCCTAGCGGCACTTCTGCAGAGACGCTTGCAGAACTGCCCGTATACCACCACGTCGGACTCTACGGATATCGGGTAAGCTGCCTAAAAGGCTTCGGCGAGTTGCCCATTGGACCGCTCGAGCAAGCCGAGAAACTTGAACAGTTGCGCTTTTTGGAGAACGGGCTCTGCATGTACGTGCTTCAAGAGCACGATGACGGGACCGAGTTTTGGGAACTCAATAACCCAGAAGACGTTTCCCACCTCGAAAGAACTCTCCCAAAGCCCACCGCGTAG
- a CDS encoding sialidase family protein encodes MRALADDFELVYRSERPQNVHCYTPGIVVTASRRLIATFDLGGDGVRDLPGPKGSRARGMRFGMGKVYVSDDGGSSWAERCTFPFWHARPFIAAGRLYILGHAGDLMIIASDDRGETWSVPVALTANMKWHGSSCNVLHADPYVYLALDERRDLAVKGWNVAGLAPRLLRARIDQDLLDPNSWTISESFSFNEIVSPSDLDLFGVPFYSTLVRAPAELGSGRLCAPMGWLEPNIVQFHDPAHLWHDPAGRTVHLFLRTNTGGTGYAALVKVVEQDDGRLFTSLQSTPSGKKALFIPFPGGHLKFFLHYDDGTQLYWLLSSQATDSMVRLTHMPRARYNLPNNERHRLQLHFSRNCIDWCFAGLVAAGQTERHARNYASMAVDGDDLLVLCRSGDEEGRDPQYTNLITLHRVKEFRKLVY; translated from the coding sequence ATGCGTGCCTTAGCGGACGATTTCGAGCTCGTTTATCGCTCGGAGCGGCCACAAAATGTCCATTGCTACACACCGGGCATTGTCGTGACCGCTAGCCGCAGGCTGATAGCTACCTTCGATCTCGGCGGTGATGGGGTCAGAGATCTCCCCGGGCCGAAGGGATCTCGCGCACGCGGTATGCGCTTCGGAATGGGCAAGGTCTATGTCTCGGACGATGGTGGCTCTTCCTGGGCTGAGCGCTGTACTTTTCCATTCTGGCACGCTCGGCCGTTTATAGCTGCCGGACGACTCTATATTCTTGGTCATGCTGGCGATCTCATGATCATCGCTTCTGACGATAGAGGGGAGACATGGAGCGTGCCGGTCGCGCTAACCGCGAATATGAAATGGCACGGGTCTTCCTGTAATGTGCTTCACGCCGATCCTTACGTCTATCTCGCCCTGGACGAACGGCGAGATCTTGCCGTCAAGGGATGGAACGTAGCCGGTCTGGCACCGAGGCTGTTGCGCGCAAGAATTGACCAGGATCTCCTGGACCCCAATAGCTGGACTATTTCGGAGTCGTTTTCATTCAACGAGATAGTCTCGCCAAGCGATCTCGATCTATTTGGCGTCCCGTTCTATAGCACGCTAGTACGAGCTCCGGCCGAACTCGGATCGGGACGCCTATGTGCACCGATGGGCTGGCTCGAACCGAATATTGTTCAATTCCACGATCCCGCGCATCTGTGGCACGATCCGGCTGGACGCACAGTACACCTCTTTTTGCGCACTAACACAGGCGGAACGGGCTATGCTGCATTGGTCAAGGTTGTTGAGCAGGATGACGGCCGTCTGTTCACCTCATTGCAATCCACGCCATCTGGGAAAAAGGCTCTCTTTATTCCATTTCCGGGAGGTCATCTGAAATTCTTCTTGCATTATGATGACGGAACGCAGCTCTACTGGCTGTTGAGCTCACAAGCAACCGACTCAATGGTGCGGCTTACGCACATGCCGCGGGCGCGCTACAACTTGCCTAACAATGAACGCCATAGGCTACAGCTGCACTTCTCCAGAAACTGCATCGATTGGTGCTTTGCCGGACTTGTCGCAGCGGGTCAGACAGAGCGTCACGCACGGAACTACGCGAGCATGGCCGTCGATGGCGATGATCTTCTCGTGTTGTGCCGGTCAGGGGACGAGGAGGGCAGAGATCCTCAATATACAAACCTGATCACGCTCCATCGCGTCAAGGAGTTCCGCAAACTCGTCTATTGA